In Mangifera indica cultivar Alphonso chromosome 1, CATAS_Mindica_2.1, whole genome shotgun sequence, a single genomic region encodes these proteins:
- the LOC123229065 gene encoding uncharacterized protein LOC123229065 isoform X4 yields MANPGVGTKFLSVNLNKSYGQSHHQHRNHNQNLSHSGYHGSNRSRPGGVAGGGGGMVVLSRPRSSHKAAGPKLSIPPPLNLPSLRKEHEKFDSLGSSGGSAGGGFSGGGQRPGSSGVGWTKPGRAVALQEKGGVVSCDHMTDNDVDQGLHGIGDGKGSGGAYLPPSVRSGPVGLPSSTFPHVEKMNVLRGEDFPSLRAAVPSQSGFERKHRDGLNQKQKHAMGEGHCNSDQSDGSRFNSLVDVHPRLQSGSFGNGLSENGGRNSDLGGSHGSEQVRKQDEYFAGPLPLVRLNPRFDWADDERDTGHVFAVRDRDDGFSKSEAYWDRDFDIPRPTVLPHKPAHNVFDRWAQNDNETGKISTSEVTKVDPFGRDARTPSRAGQEGHLWRASPPLQKDGFGVKEIGNDKNSFGAGLYGQKREANKENKSVSSSFRDMPLDDFEKRDLGYGQAGRQPWTNTGHSSYSQRAEKNQWERFGNEQYNRFRGDVFQNNSVSKSSFSSGGKGLPVNDPILNFGRDKHQVLTSEKPYLEDPFMKDFGATGFDVQDPFSGGLVGVVKKKKDVKQTDFHDPVRESFEAELERVQKMQEQERQRAIEEQERALELARREEEERLQVAREHEEQRRRLEEEVREAAWRAEQERLNAMCKAEEQRIAREEEKQRTIMEEERRKQAAKQKLLELEERMAKRQVEATKGGSNSSIVAEDKLSGMSKERVISKVVDLADGEDSERMMERNTTSASSDSSGLNRAFDMSCRPHFARDNSAALMERGKPNNSWRRDAFENGNRPTIFPQDSDNGRYSPRRDATVGGKTFPRKEFFGGPGYMSSRAYYKTGIQESHIDEINQPRSQRWSISGDGDHYVRNAEVESDFQENHTERYSDVGWGHNRYRGNPYPSYPERLYQNPDTDGLSSFGRSRYSMRHPRVLPPPSLTVVQKTFHRCENERPGPSTFQENEIEYNHAARSETTRKSGFDSCNQHNLVQPEIIDVQQGNTANLEQNLDTNTTLRCDSQSSLSVSSPPDSPVHLSHDDLDESEDSPALSADEDKDVSLGQDSNSVVLPIESGKDNMMTHSDSVFFGDDDEWTVENDERLQEQEEYDEDEDGYVEEDEIHEGDDGNINLTREFEDMHLVEKSSPNMVNNLVLGFNEGVEVAMPNDEFVTSPQNEESSFPVPQVSVGTVIEDQGSLDGVCGTLQSGDGPSQASADGSSRIFLEAENAMQDLVIKPSSTQLSAASELVVHVDANSGSVLSNQQPIPSSVDMTPNSSSDQTVTSAISAGPSQVEAPVKLQFGLFSGPSLIPSPIPAIQIGSIQMPLLHAQLGPSLAHMHPSQSPLFQFGQLRYSSPISQGVPPLAPRSVPFVKSNMTTNFSLNQNAAVAEPIQSSPETSYNLIKTDALSLSMDNRLGLAQRHLDLSERNALNENSMSASKSSETTFTAQQGHAEVSHLGDKKTSSGLQVEDQGRHMKNFKSLSKESKNLLQIRAGSSVPGSKEKTLTVSKAQGLISGGRNKKYVVSVRNNSGSKSSFAAPETSRSESGGFQRRPRRQRTEFRVRENTDKRLSSGVVSANQVVLDDKPNMNGRSTGFSTRSGFRRDFVSKKSFKQMTELESFDSGGIYSQEIDSGGKAGKGVGSESLTKSQNIPHHEEGNLKRTIRSEEDVDTPLQSGVVRVFGQPGIEAPSDEDDFIEVRSKRQMLNDRREQREKEIKAKSRVTKMPSKSHSTSKTSLVSASSNKISASMSEAANDVHSNFVATDGRNLANTEVSTGFGATKVSQPLAPIGTPALKTDTQADKRPQTIKSVQESPVPVLSGGEKNLSPGIIFDSKNKVLDNLQTPMGSWDNSRLNHQVMALTRKQLDEAMNPGQFDSCVSSKDHTSSVGEPSMPSSTILTKDKAFSSTASPINSLLAGEKIQFGAVTSPTVLRPSTRTISHGIGPPGPCRSEIQISHNISAANNDCSLFFDKEKCSNETCVNLEDSEAEAAASAIAVAAISSDEIVGNELGTCSASVSKTTNFGGDQQSVSQSKAEESLSVALPADLSVETSPISLWPPLPSPPNSSSQMISHFPGGPPSHFPFYEMNPMLGGPIFALGPHDESATAHSQTQKISTPTSTPLGTWQQCHSGIDSFYGAPTGYAGPFISPTGGIPGVQGPPHMVVYNHFAPVGQFGQVGLSFMGATYIPSAKQPDWKCHPVSSAMGVGEGEMNNVNMVAGQRKPTNLTAPIQHLAPRSPLMPVASTLAMFDVSPFQSSSDISVQAHWSNVTTASHQPISISMPLQQPPDGVLPPQNNPGPPVDQSSNANRFSASRTSTPSNSSRNFHAASDATVNQLPDELGLLDSSSSTGPGTSTQNVVAKSLALITITDAGKTELVQNNSSSESVDQNNATFKPQSLQQKNMSSQQYSSSSGYSYQRGGGISQKNSGSKWSHRRMGFHGRNQSFSAEKGFAPSKMKQIYVAKQTTSGTSARS; encoded by the exons ATGGCCAATCCCGGGGTCGGGACAAAGTTTTTGTCTGTGAATCTGAACAAATCTTACGGGCAATCACACCATCAGCATCGGAATCATAATCAAAACTTATCTCATTCAGGCTATCATGGGTCTAATAGGTCCCGACCTGGTGGTGTTGCTGGTGGAGGAGGAGGAATGGTGGTCCTGTCAAGGCCCCGAAGTTCTCATAAAGCGGCTGGGCCTAAGCTTTCCATTCCACCCCCCTTGAATCTACCCTCCCTACGGAAAGAGCATGAGAAATTTGATTCATTAGGATCCAGTGGTGGTTCTGCTGGGGGAGGGTTTTCAGGTGGTGGACAGAGACCTGGTTCCTCTGGTGTTGGTTGGACTAAGCCAGGTAGAGCAGTTGCTTTGCAAGAGAAGGGAGGTGTTGTTAGTTGTGATCATATGACAGATAATGATGTTGATCAGGGTTTGCATGGCATTGGAGATGGTAAGGGGAGTGGTGGTGCCTATTTGCCACCTTCCGTGCGGTCTGGTCCTGTTGGACTTCCATCTTCCACATTTCCCCATGTAGAGAAGATGAATGTATTAAGGGGTGAAGATTTCCCATCTTTGCGGGCTGCAGTGCCATCTCAATCTGGTTTTGAAAGGAAGCATAGAGATGGATTGAATCAGAAACAAAAGCATGCCATGGGTGAAGGACATTGTAATAGTGACCAAAGTGATGGTTCTAGATTCAACTCCCTTGTAGATGTGCATCCTCGTTTGCAGTCAGGTAGTTTTGGTAATGGATTGAGTGAGAATGGTGGTAGAAATAGTGATTTGGGCGGTTCTCATGGATCAGAGCAAGTAAGAAAACAGGATGAATACTTTGCAGGTCCATTGCCATTGGTTAGGTTGAACCCAAGATTTGATTGGGCTGATGATGAGCGTGATACAGGTCATGTTTTTGCGGTCCGGGACAGAGATGATGGGTTCTCAAAGAGTGAAGCCTACTGGGATAGAGATTTTGATATTCCAAGGCCTACTGTTTTACCACACAAACCAGCTCATAATGTTTTTGACAGGTGGGCACAGAATGACAATGAAACTGGAAAGATTTCTACCAGTGAAGTCACTAAAGTGGACCCTTTTGGTAGAGATGCAAGAACACCTAGCAGAGCAGGACAGGAAGGGCACTTGTGGAGAGCTTCTCCTCCACTTCAAAAAGATGGATTTGGTGTAAAAGAGATtggaaatgacaaaaatagttTTGGTGCAGGGCTGTATGGTCAGAAAAGAGAAGCAAACAAGGAGAATAAGTCAGTATCTTCGTCATTTCGAGACATGCCacttgatgattttgaaaaaagGGATTTGGGGTATGGACAGGCTGGGAGGCAGCCATGGACCAACACAGGGCACTCATCTTACAGTCAGAGGGCTGAAAAGAATCAATGGGAGCGATTTGGCAATGAACAATACAATAGATTCAGGGGGGATGTTTTCCAGAATAATTCAGtgtcaaaatcatcattttcctcAGGTGGCAAAGGGCTTCCAGTTAATGATCCCATTCTCAATTTTGGTAGGGACAAACATCAAGTATTGACGAGTGAAAAACCTTACCTGGAGGACCCTTTCATGAAGGACTTTGGAGCTACTGGTTTCGATGTTCAGGATCCATTTTCTGGGGGTCTTGTTGGGGTtgtaaaaaagaagaaagatgttAAGCAGACTGATTTTCATGATCCTGTCCGAGAATCTTTTGAGGCTGAGCTTGAGAGAGTCCAAAAGATGCAGGAGCAGGAGCGGCAGCGGGCTATTGAGGAACAAGAAAGAGCTTTGGAGCTAGCAcgcagagaagaagaagagaggcTACAAGTAGCTAGGGAACACGAAGAACAACGGAGAAGGTTAGAAGAAGAAGTGAGAGAAGCTGCATGGAGAGCTGAACAAGAGCGACTGAATGCCATGTGCAAGGCTGAAGAACAGAGGATAGCTAGAGAGGAGGAGAAACAGAGGACTATTATGGAGGAGGAGAGGAGGAAACAGGCTGCTAAGCAGAAACTCTTAGAATTGGAAGAAAGAATGGCCAAGAGGCAGGTTGAAGCAACTAAGGGTGGTAGTAATTCTTCCATTGTTGCGGAAGATAAACTTTCAGGAATGTCTAAAGAAAGGGTTATTTCCAAAGTGGTAGATTTGGCTGACGGGGAAGATAGTGAAAGGATGATGGAGAGGAATACAACTTCGGCATCTTCTGATTCCTCTGGTCTGAATAGAGCCTTTGACATGAGCTGTAGGCCTCACTTTGCTAGAGATAATTCTGCTGCCCTTATGGAAAGAGGTAAGCCTAATAACTCATGGAGAAGGGATGCATTTGAGAATGGAAACCGCCCAACCATCTTTCCACAGGACTCAGATAATGGTCGTTATAGCCCCAGGCGAGATGCAACTGTTGGAGGGAAAACATTTCCTCGGAAAGAGTTTTTTGGAGGACCTGGTTATATGTCTTCAAGGGCTTATTATAAAACAGGAATTCAAGAGTCACATATAGATGAAATTAATCAACCAAGAAGTCAGAGGTGGAGTATATCTGGGGATGGTGATCACTATGTCAGAAATGCTGAGGTTGAATCTGACTTTCAGGAGAATCACACTGAGAGATACAGTGATGTTGGTTGGGGCCATAATCGGTATCGTGGAAATCCTTATCCTTCATACCCTGAACGACTATATCAAAATCCTGATACAGATGGGCTTTCTTCCTTTGGGAGGTCAAGGTATTCCATGAGGCACCCTCGTGTACTCCCCCCTCCATCTCTGACTGTGGTGCAAAAAACTTTCCATAGATGTGAGAACGAGCGCCCTGGGCCTTCAACCTTTCAAGAAAATGAGATAGAGTACAATCATGCAGCGAGAAGTGAAACTACAAGGAAATCAGGTTTTGACAGCTGCAATCAACATAATCTTGTACAACCTGAAATAATTGATGTCCAGCAGGGGAATACTGCAAATCTGGAGCAGAATCTGGATACGAACACCACACTTAGATGTGATTCACAATCTTCACTCTCTGTCTCTAGCCCTCCTGATTCTCCCGTTCATCTATCTCATGATGACTTGGATGAATCTGAAGATTCTCCGGCATTATCTGCCGATGAGGATAAGGATGTCTCATTAGGACAAGACAGCAATTCTGTTGTGTTGCCCATCGAATCCGGGAAAGATAATATGATGACTCACTCTGATTCTGTCTTTtttggtgatgatgatgaatggACAGTTGAGAATGATGAACGACTGCAGGAGCAAGAAGAAtatgatgaggatgaagatggaTATGTGGAAGAAGATGAAATTCATGAAGGAGACGATGGGAATATCAACCTGACTCGGGAGTTTGAAGATATGCATCTGGTGGAAAAAAGCTCGCCCAACATGGTGAACAACTTGGTCTTAGGCTTCAATGAGGGAGTTGAGGTAGCAATGCCCAATGATGAGTTTGTAACAAGTCCCCAAAATGAAGAATCTTCATTTCCAGTACCACAGGTTTCTGTTGGTACTGTTATTGAAGACCAGGGATCTTTGGATGGTGTGTGTGGAACACTTCAATCTGGTGATGGTCCTTCCCAAGCAAGTGCTGATGGTTCATCAAGAATCTTCCTGGAGGCTGAGAATGCAATGCAGGATTTGGTTATTAAGCCCAGCAGTACCCAATTATCAGCAGCTTCTGAGTTAGTGGTGCATGTTGATGCTAACAGTGGTTCTGTTTTGTCTAATCAGCAGCCAATACCGTCATCTGTTGATATGACCCCAAATTCATCATCTGATCAAACCGTGACATCTGCTATATCTGCTGGTCCAAGTCAGGTGGAGGCACCTGTTAAGCTGCAGTTTGGGCTGTTTTCAGGGCCTTCTTTGATACCTTCTCCTATTCCAGCCATACAGATTGGTTCTATACAGATGCCTCTTCTGCATGCCCAACTGGGTCCATCCCTTGCCCATATGCACCCCTCACAATCTCCTCTCTTCCAATTTGGACAGTTGAGATATTCTTCACCTATTTCCCAGGGAGTACCTCCTTTGGCACCTCGATCTGTGccttttgttaaatctaatatGACAACCAACTTTTCATTGAATCAGAATGCAGCAGTTGCGGAGCCTATTCAATCCAGTCCAGAAACttcttataatttgataaaaactgATGCATTGTCTCTTTCGATGGATAACCGACTAGGCCTTGCTCAAAGGCATTTGGATCTCTCTGAAAGGAATGcattaaatgaaaattccatGTCAGCAAGTAAAAGTTCAGAAACTACTTTTACGGCACAGCAGGGTCATGCTGAGGTTTCCCATCTTGGTGATAAGAAAACAAGTTCAGGTCTTCAAGTGGAGGACCAGGGTCGCCACATGAAAAACTTCAAATCCCTGTCTAAAGAATCAAAAAACCTGCTTCAGATTAGAGCAGGATCTTCTGTGCCAggttcaaaagaaaaaacattgacTGTGTCAAAAGCTCAAGGTCTAATATCTGGTGgcagaaataaaaaatatgttgtttCAGTTAGAAATAATTCTGGCTCAAAGTCATCTTTTGCGGCCCCTGAAACTTCTCGATCAGAATCTGGTGGATTTCAAAGGAGGCCTCGGCGCCAGCGAACTGAGTTTCGAGTTCGGGAAAACACTGATAAGCGGCTGTCTAGTGGTGTTGTTTCAGCTAACCAAGTAGTTCTGGATGATAAACCAAATATGAATGGAAGGAGTACTGGATTTTCTACCCGAAGTGGGTTTAGAAGAGACTTTGTgtcaaaaaaatcatttaaacagATGACTGAATTAGAATCTTTTGATTCAGGTGGAATATATTCACAGGAAATAGATTCTGGAGGCAAGGCTGGAAAGGGAGTAGGAAGTGAATCTTTGACTAAGAGTCAGAACATTCCACATCATGAAGAGGGAAACCTTAAAAGGACTATTCGCTCCGAAGAGGATGTTGATACTCCTTTACAAAGTGGTGTTGTGCGTGTTTTTGGGCAACCTGGCATAGAAGCTCCTAGTGACGAAGATGACTTTATTGAGGTGAGGTCGAAGAGGCAAATGCTGAATGACCGGCGTGAACAGAGAGAAAAGGAGATCAAGGCAAAGTCTCGGGTCACCAAG ATGCCAAGCAAATCCCATTCAACTTCAAAAACTTCTCTCGTCTCTGcaagttcaaataaaatttctgcATCTATGAGTGAAGCAGCGAATGATGTTCACTCCAATTTCGTTGCTACTGATGGGCGGAATTTGGCAAACACGGAGGTGTCTACAGGATTTGGTGCCACCAAAGTGTCTCAACCCTTGGCCCCAATTGGCACTCCAGCTCTGAAAACTGATACCCAGGCTGATAAAAGACCCCAGACAATCAA GTCTGTCCAAGAGAGCCCTGTACCTGTCTTATCTGGTGGTGAAAAGAATCTCTCACCGGGCATCATATTTGACAGCAAGAATAAGGTTCTGGATAATCTTCAAACACCTATGGGCTCGTGGGACAATTCTCGGCTTAATCATCAG GTAATGGCCCTCACCCGGAAGCAGCTTGATGAGGCCATGAATCCTGGGCAATTTGATTCTTGTGTTTCCAGTAAGGATCATACTAGCTCAGTTGGTGAGCCCAGCATGCCATCATCAACTATCTTGACAAAAGACAAGGCATTCTCTTCCACTGCAAGCCCAATAAACTCTTTGCTTGCTGGGGAGAAAATTCAATTTG GTGCTGTGACATCTCCTACAGTTCTCCGGCCAAGCACTCGCACCATTTCTCATGGAATAGGCCCCCCTGGTCCATGCCGCTCAGAAATCCAAATCTCCCACAATATTTCTGCAGCTAATAATGATTGCTCTCTCTTTTTTGACAAAGAGAAATGTTCTAATGAAACTTGTGTCAATCTAGAAGATTCTGAAGCTGAAGCAGCTGCCTCGGCCATTGCAGTTGCCGCTATAAGTAGTGATGAGATTGTTGGGAATGAACTGGGAACATGCTCTGCCTCTGTATCAAAGACTACAAATTTTGGAG GTGATCAGCAATCAGTGAGTCAATCTAAGGCTGAAGAGTCTCTCTCTGTAGCTTTGCCAGCAGATTTGTCTGTTGAGACCTCGCCAATTTCCTTGTGGCCACCTTTACCAAGCCCACCAAATTCTTCCAGCCAGATGATCTCACATTTCCCTGGAGGTCCACCATCTCATTTTCCTTTCTATGAGATGAATCCAATGTTGGGGGGTCCAATATTCGCTTTGGGGCCTCATGATGAATCTGCCACTGCTCACTCACAAACCCAGAAGATTAGTACTCCAACTTCAACTCCCCTTGGGACTTGGCAACAATGCCATTCTGGCATAGATTCATTCTATGGTGCTCCCACAGGATATGCTGGTCCATTCATCAGCCCGACTGGGGGTATTCCTGGGGTACAAGGCCCGCCACACATGGTTGTCTACAACCATTTTGCACCAGTGGGGCAGTTTGGACAGGTTGGTTTGAGTTTTATGGGTGCCACCTATATTCCATCGGCTAAGCAACCTGATTGGAAGTGCCATCCTGTTTCTTCTGCTATGGGTGTTGGTGAAGGAGAGATGAACAATGTGAACATGGTTGCTGGCCAACGCAAGCCTACCAATTTAACTGCTCCGATCCAGCATCTTGCCCCTAGATCACCTCTTATGCCTGTGGCTTCTACTTTGGCCATGTTTGATGTTTCTCCATTTCAG TCCTCTTCGGATATTTCAGTTCAAGCTCATTGGTCGAATGTTACTACAGCTTCTCATCAGCCCATTTCCATATCAATGCCATTGCAACAACCACCAGATGGTGTACTTCCTCCACAAAATAACCCTGGACCTCCTGTCGACCAGTCATCTAATGCCAATAGGTTTTCTGCATCCCGAACATCAACACCCTCTAATAGCAGTCGGAATTTTCATGCAGCTAGTGATGCAACTGTCAACCAGTTACCTGATGAGCTGGGGTTACTTGATTCATCAAGCTCTACCGGACCTGGGACTTCAACACAGAATGTTGTGGCTAAGAGCTTGGCTCTAATCACCATTACAGATGCTGGCAAGACTGAATTAGTTCAGAATAACAGCAGCAGTGAGAGTGTTGACCAAAACAATGCTACTTTTAAGCCTCAGTCTTTGCAGCAAAAGAATATGTCTTCCCAGCAGTACAGTAGTTCTTCAGGGTACAGTTATCAAAGAGGAGGTGGGATTTCACAGAAGAATTCTGGGAGTAAATGGTCCCATCGAAGAATGGGGTTCCATGGGCGAAACCAGTCTTTCAGTGCAGAAAAGGGTTTTGCCCCTTCAAAGATGAAGCAGATATATGTGGCTAAACAGACCACAAGTGGGACATCAGCACGATCATGA